A window from Theropithecus gelada isolate Dixy chromosome 1, Tgel_1.0, whole genome shotgun sequence encodes these proteins:
- the LOC112606870 gene encoding late cornified envelope protein 2D-like, whose protein sequence is MSCQQNQQQCQPPPKCPPKCTPKCPPKCPPKCPPQCPAPCSPAVSSCCGPSSGGCCGPSSGGCCGPSSGGCCSSGSGGCCLSHHRPHLFHRRRHQSPDCCESEPSGGSGCCHSSGGCC, encoded by the coding sequence aTGTCTTGCCAGCAAAACCAGCAGCAGTGCCAGCCCCCTCCCAAGTGTCCTCCCAAGTGTACCCCAAAATGTCCACCTAAGTGTCCCCCCAAATGCCCACCCCAGTGCCCAGCTCCATGTTCCCCTGCAGTCTCTTcctgctgtggtcccagctctgggggctgctgtggtcccagctctgggggctgctgtggtcccagctctggGGGTTGCTGCAGCTCTGGAAGTGGTGGCTGCTGCCTGAGCCACCACAGGCCCCATCTCTTCCACCGGCGCCGGCACCAGAGCCCAGATTGCTGTGAGAGTGAACCTTCTGGGGGCTCTGGCTGCTGCCACAGCTCTGGGGGCTGCTGCTGA
- the LOC112606877 gene encoding late cornified envelope protein 2D-like, protein MSCQQNQQQCQPPPKCPPKCTPKCPPKCPPKCPPQRPAPCSPAVSSCCGPSSGGCCGPSSGGCCSSGSGGCCLSHHRPRLFHRRRHQSPDCCESEPSGGSGCCHSSGGCC, encoded by the coding sequence ATGTCTTGCCAGCAAAACCAGCAGCAGTGCCAGCCCCCTCCCAAGTGTCCTCCCAAGTGTACCCCAAAATGTCCACCTAAGTGTCCCCCCAAATGTCCACCCCAGCGCCCAGCTCCATGTTCCCCTGCAGTCTCTTcctgctgtggtcccagctctggaggctgctgtggtcccagctctggGGGCTGCTGCAGTTCTGGGAGTGGTGGCTGCTGCCTGAGCCACCACAGGCCCCGTCTCTTCCACCGGCGCCGGCACCAGAGCCCAGATTGCTGTGAGAGTGAACCTTCTGGGGGCTCTGGCTGCTGCCACAGCTCTGGGGGCTGCTGCTGA